One genomic region from Thermococcus sp. encodes:
- a CDS encoding methyltransferase domain-containing protein, whose translation MEEVYFLTYGDAMRLLLTRGGARLNLDLHKTGRSWLILRDEDEFIFPDGTRVSTREVERIARDRGNLYFVKAGGVYKAAIASQEGFYKLVPTIPPTIEINGIRMHRTKDTPPLRDTLSKVDAVKPRDGETVLDTCMGLGYTAIEASKRGAYVITIEKDPHVLELARINPWSRELFTGGKIQIIQGDSFEVVRKFNDETFDVVIHDPPRFSLAGHLYGEEFYRELYRVLKPGGRLFHYVGNPGKKYRRKDLQKGVMERLRRVGFTGIKKVGEALGVVAGKPVRGR comes from the coding sequence ATGGAGGAAGTGTACTTTCTGACGTATGGGGACGCAATGCGGTTGCTCCTGACCCGAGGGGGAGCAAGGTTAAACCTGGATCTGCACAAAACCGGAAGATCATGGCTGATTCTACGAGATGAGGACGAGTTCATCTTTCCCGATGGGACCAGAGTGAGTACACGGGAGGTCGAGAGGATAGCTAGGGACCGGGGAAACCTCTACTTCGTCAAGGCCGGGGGCGTTTACAAGGCCGCAATAGCCAGCCAGGAGGGATTCTACAAACTCGTGCCAACGATTCCACCAACGATAGAGATAAACGGGATAAGAATGCACAGGACCAAAGACACGCCGCCGCTAAGGGATACGCTCAGCAAGGTCGACGCGGTGAAGCCAAGGGACGGAGAAACCGTTCTTGATACCTGCATGGGGCTCGGTTACACCGCTATAGAGGCTTCAAAGCGCGGAGCGTACGTCATAACCATTGAGAAAGACCCACACGTCCTGGAGCTCGCGAGGATAAACCCCTGGAGCAGGGAGCTCTTCACGGGAGGAAAAATCCAGATCATACAGGGCGATTCCTTCGAAGTCGTCAGGAAGTTCAACGATGAGACCTTTGACGTCGTTATCCACGACCCCCCGAGGTTTTCCTTGGCGGGACACCTCTACGGGGAAGAGTTCTACCGTGAGCTGTACCGGGTTTTAAAGCCAGGAGGAAGGCTCTTTCATTACGTTGGAAACCCTGGGAAGAAATACCGCAGAAAGGACCTGCAGAAGGGCGTCATGGAGAGGCTGAGAAGGGTGGGATTCACGGGAATAAAAAAGGTAGGGGAAGCGCTCGGCGTCGTGGCAGGAAAACCGGTGAGAGGGAGGTAG